AATATCATCAAGCAGTCTTGGGCTTGCTAATAGCTTCATACTGATGACTTTTTTCCAATGTAAAAAAGGTCACATTGATTATTTTCTAAGAACATTAGAGTAAATGGGTTTTAATGAAGTTGTTCTAAATGTTTTCTTGTATTACctgctgtttttaaataattttaataaaccTCCAAACCTCTATGAAATTTGAAAATATCCAAGAATCTCAAAATGTTCATACTTCAAGTTGAATCTGGGTATGGGTATTTACAACACATCTACCTTGATTTTAATCTCGGGGTTCTCCAGATAAATGTCCCTCACTGCCAACACAGAATCTATGGTTTCATTGTTGATGAGAAGAGCTACCAGCTTTATGAGGTTGTCCTCTTTTATGGCTTCACAGTACTTGCTGTAATTTAGTCTTAGGGGGATCTGCTTCCCTGAAATCAAAGAAAATCAGTTCATTTTCACAGGCAAGATCTTTACAGAACGTACAACAAACATGAGATGTTGTTTATGTATATGTAATCTAAAATACAAAAAGTTAGTGGGGGAGCTGGAGGTTTCAAAATAGTCTAATTTCTTCTTTGCTGAAGTCTGGGAAGTCTCAGTATGACATTGGGGAGAGTGTATTGCAGTGGACCTCACCTTCGTTAGGTGGGATCTGCATACCTAGGTCCTTCATGCCACACTCTTCCCCCACGGTGCTGTTGTAGCGGGTAGCACGGGCACAGAACGTCAGGTGGCACTCCTTGGGCTTGGGCGTGTTGTTGGTGACAACTGCGTAGACATTAAAGTCACACCCTTTCTTCATGCCCTCTGTCACCTTGATCTTGATGCCTAGGCCTGGTGCGGGCTTTGGTTTCAGCAGCATGTTCTGGTGGTTGGCTTTCTCAAACACATGCCTCTCCTCCTCAGAGCCTGGTGTAGAGTGAAATGTATAGGTAATCgtatgaaagaaaatgtgttggtaatgCTAAACCAGTTTGCTGGAGCTGACACTGGCATAAGTAGAGTTGTCCACTTTGCCTTCGGATTGGAATGATAGAATGATAAGGCATGTGCAGGAATGAATGAGGAAGTAGAAGACATGGTAAACAATCAGCCACAGTAACCCTGTAAAAGAGAGTAGTTTCTGGTTGGTTGCACCTGAATGGAGTCACAGCTGAATAACTaaattgtattataattataagATGACGACAACTGTGTaaatataacattaatattaaacCATTATAAAGTGCTTAGCATTAGCATTTTTGAGGATGAATTTGGAGGAAATTTCGCGACGATATTGCCCTATTAGTTTGTGCTGCCCCTTACCCTCAGGGTACTTGTATAAATGTGTGATGTCCTCTCTGGTGTCTTTGCCCACACTCTTGGTGCTGATGTGCTGGCCCACCTCATCACAGTAACTCATCTTCTTCTGGCTGCCGTCTTTGTGCTTCACCCAGTACACCACGTCTGCATTGACCTCTGCAAACACAAAGGGGGCGTCATACTTGAAGGTCAGCTCTCCTTCCTTTATTGCTTTTACTGAGATGGTCCCACAGCAGAAAACTCctagagagagagaacaggatttGCAGCGGCTGATAGACTGTATTGAAAGTAACAGTGTACCGCTATACAATGTAAAATGAAGACTGCAATAGACTTTTTGTGTGCTGCttatataaaatgtgacattGGCATACTGGCTGGCTGGCAGGCCAACCCACACCAGTTCCGGAGAATCTCCACACTGCCATTCCAGCTCATCGGGCTCACCCCGTCAGAGCAGTCACCCCAGTTGCCAGCCAGCACCCCCTTATCATCATTGCAGTTTATCTGGAAACGAGAAATCACACCTGCATTCCACTGGCTTCCATCTCCCAAGATCCAGTAGAATGTGGCACTGATAGAAACACCTGCCACTTGTACCACGCTGCTTTGGGTTTGTTTTACTGTCTTATTGTGATGGTCCCAGATCATTGATATGTTATTCACCATCACGTGTGTTCAATGTGTTACTCACCATCGCGCTCACCACCCTGCTCACATAGATCGGGTCGTTTCTTTTGGAGCAGTCCTGGTCTGAGTTACTTAAGTATTTAGGGTTCATGTCCAACAGCTGCAGGCAAGCATCCAGGATGCCAGGTTCAAACTAGACGAGGAGGAAACAGAAACGCAGATCCCAGTGAACGTAAGTCACAGAAAGACCTACATTCACCCTAAAGATGTGTTCTTGGCACGGTCATATTTGAAAAAGAGACTAGTtgcatgatttttaaaaaatatttttcataaattAATGGCCACCTTGTGAGTAATAAAAACTTTAGTAATACATTTTATGTTTCAGTAGGCAAGTCAAACACATTCCAGTGCACCAACTAGTATATTTGGCCTAACCACACCTGTTTAATCCCATGTATTGATTTCTGAGGTCAGAAAGCGAAATAAATTAGTGAGGAAAGGCAGATCTTCCTGAGTCAACACATACTCTTTGAGCTCTGCCTCGTCCTCCATGTACATGTGTGCCGTATTgattaatgtacagtaatgctcTTCTGGCTGGCCTGCTGAAATCGGCCCTATTGAAACTTCAGCTCTTTAACTATACACTGCCCACATATCCAGTCCACCAAATTTCCACTGGCTTCCAGTATAATTCTGAGGTGTCGGTGTTAAGTTATCAGAACATTCTTGGCTCACTCCACAGTAGTCTTCAGTAGCTGATGACGCTCCACTCTATAAATGCTCTGCGGTCTGTTAATTCACCTTTGCCAGCAGCATAAGCTGGTGGTAAACCTGCTTTCACATTGAATGAACTAACGAGAAAAGAATGTTACCTGGACACCAGGGGTTAAAGAGCAGGATGAAGTCTCCGAGCCGGGTGCTGCCGCCCTGCGTCATTGTCAGCGAGTAGCGGCCAATCCTGGCGTCGGGCGGAGAGCAGATGGACAGGGACACGGTGTTGCCCGAGTGGCAGGACACCGCCGCACTCCACTGGTTCAGATCGACCGCACCCGAGAGGGAGAACTCTGCCTTGGTGCCGGCTGACTCGCACAGGCTGGGGCCTGCAGAGTagaggcagaaaaaaaagaatgaattacTGTTTCTAATAATATTCCAGTAAAAGTAAGAGAACCCGTGAAAATATCTAATCTATTTGTAATAGTGGTTTTGCACATGCATTTCCTAAATGTTTCCTCCAGGGTCTGGAGACTTGCTGTACAAAATCAAATTATGTAAAATCCATGCTCAAAGCATCTACAATACCGATATTCCAGCACAGACACTGGGTGATCAGATCTAAGGAAAATCTATCAAGACCCGCCACCTACACAATAATACTTTTCCAGTCTTTTTCTAATGTTGGACACAGTGCTGTATATTGAGGCTGGCAGCATTGGTTATTTATGTTAGCAGTCTAGACTAGCCAGGCTGCTTCAGAAAATGTCGTTTTAATTAACAGAGAACCAACAAGTCAGTCAAGTGAATTTGAGAGTTACTGGCTGAATTTGAACATTGTAGTACTGGGAAAGAAACACAGGAAATGATGTGACTGTTTTATAGGGTGGGATAGAAAAATGTAGCAGAGAACTGTTAAATCATAACCTTCATGAgtagttctttttatttatttcttagcagatgcccttatccagggcgacttacaattgttacaagatatcacattatttattttttttacatacaattacattatttttacatacaattacccatttatacagttgggttttactggagcaatctaggaaaagtaccttgctcaaaggtacagcaacagtgtcccccacctgggattgaacccacgaccctctggtcaagagtccagagccctaaccactactccacactgctgccctaaatagtTAAACAAAGATGACATTAACTATTACTAGCTGAACAACTGCATTCCAGGGCTATAGTGATTTAAGGCTAATCAGTGAGTTTACAACTTTCTCAGATGAGCAGCAATGTCATGTTACATTTGTGATCGCTTACAGTATACTGCCTTGTTTATCTGCAAGTGGAGCCGGCATACACTTCACTTTCTATGAAGTCACCAAGCTTTCTGACCGGAGAAACGTTGGTAACCATTTCACCATTGTGTTCCATTCTCATGGCATGGTACTTGTTACTGCTTCATGGCTTCTCTAGTGCCCCGTTCACaaatcactttttttgttttatggcatGAACAGCCGACAAATGTGAAGAACACCTAAATGTATTAAAGAAGCCAACATATGCAGgtctggaaataagactcctgttgcatagcagtttcacccattccaggttttactacgagcttgataaGCCACGGTCACAGCCACTTCCTGATGTGTTTCCTGAACAGTAACTTatgagttaaagctttttgaTCAGAATAAAAAGCACTTGGACCCAGTCCAGCTTTTGTTATTGATGTTATGATAAACTGATGGGCTATTTTCTCACTGGGTCTTGAAGTTCACAGTTCACGCCTTTCCGGTGGAAGCTCTCAAAGCATGTATGTGTTTATACTTATTTTCCACTGGAGTATCAGTGGGGAtgccaataatatatatatatat
The Acipenser ruthenus chromosome 18, fAciRut3.2 maternal haplotype, whole genome shotgun sequence DNA segment above includes these coding regions:
- the LOC117964528 gene encoding protein-glutamine gamma-glutamyltransferase 2-like, with amino-acid sequence MAALDIERCELECEINNFGHRTYLNGRDRLIVRRGQPFTITLHLRSGQFQPGMTTFSFVAETGPSLCESAGTKAEFSLSGAVDLNQWSAAVSCHSGNTVSLSICSPPDARIGRYSLTMTQGGSTRLGDFILLFNPWCPGVFEPGILDACLQLLDMNPKYLSNSDQDCSKRNDPIYVSRVVSAMINCNDDKGVLAGNWGDCSDGVSPMSWNGSVEILRNWCGLACQPARVFCCGTISVKAIKEGELTFKYDAPFVFAEVNADVVYWVKHKDGSQKKMSYCDEVGQHISTKSVGKDTREDITHLYKYPEGSEEERHVFEKANHQNMLLKPKPAPGLGIKIKVTEGMKKGCDFNVYAVVTNNTPKPKECHLTFCARATRYNSTVGEECGMKDLGMQIPPNEGKQIPLRLNYSKYCEAIKEDNLIKLVALLINNETIDSVLAVRDIYLENPEIKIKILGEPKQNRKLAAEITLKNPLSEPLHGCLFCVEGGNLTDGKAIQEPIASVSPGQEAKVKVYFTPKQSGLRKLVVDFNSNKLRDVKGYRNIIIGK